In Mycobacterium sp. ITM-2016-00317, the genomic window TTGGCGCCGCGGTTCGGGCCAGAGTCGATCGCCACCAGTGTCTGGACGCACGCTGCCCGGTCGCCCTCGGCCGGAATCGGATCAGAGGTGAGCACCGCCCCGACCGACGGGCTGCCGCACACCGCGGCGCTGGTGGACAGCACATGCCCGGTCTCGGTGGTGACCGCGCCACCGGCCGCGTTCTGGTACGGCAGCGGAATGTCGTCCTTGGCCCCGCTCGGCCACAGCAACGCACCGCCGATCAGCACCGCTATCCCGGTCACGGCCAGGAGACCGACCACGATCCTGGCCGCCAGCGGACCCAGCGGTGACGGACCGCCGAGTGAATGCGAGTGCGAATGAGAGTGCGTCACCCGCTCAGGGTAGGAAATTGCCGCGCGGGGGCCGCGACCACCGGCCTTAGCCTGACTCCATGAGCAAAAGGGAGGTCGACCGGGCGCGGTTGCGCCGGTCGTTCGAGGCGATGCTGTCCGGGGCGGTGGACGAGTTTCTGTCGGAGCGGGGATTCGAGAGGTCGGGCCACGACTTCGAACGTCACCGGGGTCCGCTCCGCGACAGGATCAATTTCCAGAACAACTGGCACAACGGCGTCACCCGGTGGCACGGTTTCTTCGTCAACGTCGGGGTGGGTTCGGTGGAGGTCGACGCGGCTTGTCCGGGGCATGAGCCACCACTGCATCCGCGCGCGAGTCTCCTGCTGGATCGGCGCTGGGAGGGCCTGGCACCGGGCGCGCCCTACGAGCTGAGGTTCGACGGTGGCACCGACATGGCCGCATTCGCCGACGGGGTGTGCGCGGATCTCGGCCGGACGCTCTCGGCGATCGAAAGCATCGAGACGACAAGGCATCTGGTCGAGTACGCCGTCGAGAACAACCTGCTGATCGCGTACGAGACCACCTGCTGCTACCTCGCGGCCGCCGGCGACATGGACACCCTGACCCGCTATGTCGGGCTGTTGCACCGCGTTTTCGGCGATCAGGAGCGGTGGGCGATCTTCAGCAGCCGGATCGGCGACGCGGTCGGTCCCCGCGCGTCGGCACTGTCGGCGCGCGGTCTTCTTACTGCCGGTAGCTGACCAGGAAGTTGCCGAGCCGCTCGATGGCCGCGGTCAGGTCGCGGGCCCACGGCAGCGTCACGATCCGCAAATGATCGGGTGTGGGCCAATTGAATCCGGTGCCCTGGACCACCAGGATTTTCTCCTGCAGCAGCAGGTCGAGAACGAGTTGCTCGTCGTCGGCGATGTCGTAGACCTCGGGGTCCAGACGCGGGAACGCATACAGCGCACCCCGCGGCTTCACGCAGGACACCCCGGGGATCTCGTTGAGCTTCTCCCACGCGACGTCGCGCTGCTCGAGTAGTCGCCCACCGGGCAGCACCAGGTCATCGATGCTCTGATGACCACCCAGCGCCACCTGAATCGCATGCTGGGCAGGCACATTCGGGCACAGGCGCATGTTGGCCAGCAAGCTGATGCCCTCGATGAAACTGCTGGCGTGTTCCTTGGGGCCGGTGATCACCAGCCACCCGGAGCGGTAACCGGCCACCCGGTAGGCCTTGGACAGTCCGTTGAACGTCAACGTCAGCAGGTCCGGCGCCACCGAGGCCAGCGAGACGTGCTCGGCGTCGTCGTAGAGGATCTTGTCGTAGATCTCGTCGGCCAGCAGCAGCAGTTGATGCTTGCGCGCCAGGTCGGCGATCTGGGTGAGGACCTCGCGGCTGTACACCGCGCCGGTCGGGTTGTTCGGGTTGATCACCACGATCGCCTTCGTGCGGTCGGTGATCTTCGACTCGATGTCGGCGACGTCGGGGTTCCAACCCTGCGTCTCGTCGCAGAGGTAGTGCACCGGGGTGCCGCCGGCCAGTGACGTGCACGCGGTCCACAGCGGATAGTCCGGCGCCGGGATCAACACCTGGTCCCCGTTGTCCAGCAGGGCCTGCAGGGTCATCTGGATCAGCTCGGAGACGCCGTTGCCGAGGTACACGTCGTCAATGTCGAACCGGGGGAAGCCGTCGACGAGTTCGTAGCGGGTGAACACCGCGCGGCGGGCGCTGACGATGCCCTTGGAGTCCGAGTAGCCCTGCGCGTGGGGCAGCGCGGCGATGATGTCGCGCATGATCACGTCGGGGGCCTCGAACCCGAACGGAGCGGGGTTGCCGATGTTGAGCTTGAGGATGCGGTGGCCTTCGGCCTCCAGCCTGTTGGCGTGCTCGTGCACCGGGCCGCGGATCTCGTAGAGGACGTCCTGCAGCTTGCTCGACTGTGTGAACTCACGCTGACGCACGTGCTGGCCGCCGCCGGTCTGCCACGGCGCCTGATGGGTACTCACGACGACGATTCTCCCACGCGGGGCCAAGCCAATTTCTCGACGTGACACCCCGTCAGACAGCAAGGCCGCCGTCGCGGGTGCGACGGCGGCCTCGTTGTTCCGACGGTGGTTAGCGCTTGCCCGGGCGGCGGGCGCCCTTGGCGATGCCGAGCCCCTTCACCGGGGGCTCGTCGCCCACGACGCGCGCGTCGCTGTCGCTCGACCCGTTGGACGACGGGGCCGTCACCTCAGGCTCCGCCTCCGGTTCGGGCTGGGCCTGGGCTTCGGGCTGGGGTTCAGCCACGGGCTCGGGCTCGGGCTTGGCTGCCGGTGCCTTCTTCTTGGCGCCCGGCCGGCGTGCGCCTGCGGCGATACCCAGGCCCTTGACCTCGGGTTCCGGCTTGGTTTCCAGCCCGCGGTCGGAATCGGCGGTGTCGGGCGCTTCGGTGCCCGCGTTCGCCTGGTCCGGGTCCACGTTGGGCGGCTGGACCACAGTTCCCGCACCCTCGTTCGGCGACGCCGTCTTGGCCGGTGCCTTCTTGGCGCCCGGGCGGCGGGCGCCCGAGGCGATGCCCAGACCCTTGACCTCGGGTTCGGGCTTCGCGGGTGCCTCAGGTGTGGCCTCGGCAGGGGCGGCTGCCGGCGCAGCTGCTGCCGCCGGTGCCTTCTTGGCGCCGGGACGCTTCGCGCCGCCCGCGATGCCCAGGCCCTTGACCTCCGGCTCGGCCTTGGCCGGCGCCTCGGCGGCAGGAGCGGACTCGGCTGCCGGCGCGGCAGCGGCCTTCTTGGCTCCCGGACGCTTGGCACCTCCGGCGAGGCCCAGCCCCTTGGCCGGAGCAGCCGCGGCGGGCTTGTCCTCGGCCGGGGCCGCGGCGGCTTTCTTGGCTCCCGGACGCTTGGCACCTCCGGCGAGGCCCAGCCCCTTGGCCGGAGCAGCCGCGGCGGGCTTGTCCTCTGCGGGAGCCTCGGCCTCCGCGGGTGCGGCGGCCTCGGCCTGCGCCTCGTCCTCCTCGACCTCCGGTTCGGCGACCTCGGTGGGCGCCTCCGCCGCGATCCGGGCCGCACGCTCCTCGGCTTCCTTTGCCGCGGTGCCCTTTTCGGGCAGCGTGAAGGTGCTCTTGTCCAGCGAGCCGAGCAGCAGCTGCGCGACGTCGAGGACCTCGACCTTCTCGATGTCGCGGGTGGCGGCCACGTCGTCGACGCCGTCGGTGATCATCACGCGGCAGAACGGGCAGCCGGTCGCGATCGCCGAAGCGCCGGTGTCGATGGCCTCCTCGGTGCGCTCGGTGTTGACGCGCTTGCCGATGTGCTCTTCCATCCACATCCGGGCGCCGCCGGCGCCGCAGCACAGGCCGCGGTCGGCGTGCCGGGGCATCTCGGTCAGCTTCGCGCCCGAGGCCCCGATCAGCTCACGCGGCGCCGAGTACTCCTTGTTGTGGCGGCCGAGGTAGCAGGGGTCGTGGTAGGTGATGTCCTGACCGTTCGGGCTGCTGTCGGTGGAGGTGACGGGCACCAGCTTCTTGTCCCGGACCAGCCGGTTGAGCAGCTGGGTGTGGTGCAGCACGGTGTAGTTGCCGCCGACCTGCGGGTACTCGCGGCCCAGGGTGTTGAAGCAGTGCGGGCAGGTGACGACGACCTTGCGGTCTACCCGCTCCACGCCCTCGAACAGCTCGTTGAGGGTCTCGACGTTCTGCGCGGCCAGCTGCTGGAACAGGAACTCGTTGCCCGAGCGGCGGGCGGAGTCGCCGTTGCAGGTCTCGCCCTCGCCGAGCACCAGGAACTTCACCCCGGCCGCCGAGAGCAGCTCGGCGACGGCCTTGGTGGTCTTCTTCGCGCGGTCCTCGTAGGCGCCGGCGCAACCCACCCAGAACAGGTACTCGTAGCCGTCGAAGGACTCGACGTCCTTGCCGTAGACCGGCACGTCGAAGTCGACCTCGTCGATCCAGTTGGTGCGCTCCTTGGAGTTCTGGCCCCACGGGTTGCCCTTGTTCTCCAGGTTCTTGAACAGCACGCCGAGCTCACCGGGGAACTCGGACTCCATCATCACCTGGTAGCGGCGCATGTCGACGATGTGGTCGATGTGCTCGATGTCGACCGGGCACTGCTCGACGCACGCGCCGCACGTGGTGCACGACCACAGCACGTCGGGGTCGATGACGCCGCCCTGCTCGAGGGTGCCGACCAGCGGGCGGGTCGCCTGCAGCGGCGAATCGGCCGGGATGCGCTCGAAACCGGACTCCGGGACGTGCTCGTGCGAGTGCTTCTCGCTGTGCTTCTCGCCGCGCAGCTCCTCGCCGAGACCGCCTTCCGGCGTGTTCTCCAGCGGGCTCTCCTTGTCACCGAGGATGTACGGCGCCTTCGCGAACAGGTGATCGCGCAGGTTCATGATCACGAGCTTGGGCGACAACGGCTTTCCGGTGTTCCAGGCCGGGCACTGCGACTGGCAACGACCGCACTCCGTGCAGGTCGTCATGTCGAGGTAGCCCTTCCAGGTGAAGTCCTCGATCTTGCCGCGGCCCAGCACGGCGTCCTCGGCGGGATCCTCGAAGTCGACGACCTCGCCCTTGGACTCCACGGGCAGCAGCGGGCCCAGCGCGTTGGGCATGCGCTTGAACGTGACGTTGACCGGGGCCAGACCGATGTGCAGGTGCTTGGAGTGCAGCACGATCAGCAGGAAGACCAGCATGACCGCGATGTGGCCGAGCAGCGCGATCGTCTCGATCCACTCGTTGGCGGTGTGCCCGAGCGGACTCATGAGCCAGCCCATGGCGTGCGAGAAGAACGCACCGTTGCCGTAGGGCAGGTTGCCGACGACGGCGGCCGCGCCACGGACCAGGGCGTAGGTCCAGATGACGTTGAAGATCATGAACAGGATCAGCCAGGCACCGCCGGT contains:
- a CDS encoding heterodisulfide reductase-related iron-sulfur binding cluster produces the protein MDTQMLIRIVAGVLMIAVVGVFAVKRVLFLTKLIRSGQPLSEGNNRKDDLKKRITTQFEEVFGQTRLLRWSIPGIAHFFTMWGFFVLATVYLEAFGLLVDHDFHIPLVGRWDVLGFLQDFFAVAVLLGIITFAIIRIVREPKKHGRDSRFYGSHTGGAWLILFMIFNVIWTYALVRGAAAVVGNLPYGNGAFFSHAMGWLMSPLGHTANEWIETIALLGHIAVMLVFLLIVLHSKHLHIGLAPVNVTFKRMPNALGPLLPVESKGEVVDFEDPAEDAVLGRGKIEDFTWKGYLDMTTCTECGRCQSQCPAWNTGKPLSPKLVIMNLRDHLFAKAPYILGDKESPLENTPEGGLGEELRGEKHSEKHSHEHVPESGFERIPADSPLQATRPLVGTLEQGGVIDPDVLWSCTTCGACVEQCPVDIEHIDHIVDMRRYQVMMESEFPGELGVLFKNLENKGNPWGQNSKERTNWIDEVDFDVPVYGKDVESFDGYEYLFWVGCAGAYEDRAKKTTKAVAELLSAAGVKFLVLGEGETCNGDSARRSGNEFLFQQLAAQNVETLNELFEGVERVDRKVVVTCPHCFNTLGREYPQVGGNYTVLHHTQLLNRLVRDKKLVPVTSTDSSPNGQDITYHDPCYLGRHNKEYSAPRELIGASGAKLTEMPRHADRGLCCGAGGARMWMEEHIGKRVNTERTEEAIDTGASAIATGCPFCRVMITDGVDDVAATRDIEKVEVLDVAQLLLGSLDKSTFTLPEKGTAAKEAEERAARIAAEAPTEVAEPEVEEDEAQAEAAAPAEAEAPAEDKPAAAAPAKGLGLAGGAKRPGAKKAAAAPAEDKPAAAAPAKGLGLAGGAKRPGAKKAAAAPAAESAPAAEAPAKAEPEVKGLGIAGGAKRPGAKKAPAAAAAPAAAPAEATPEAPAKPEPEVKGLGIASGARRPGAKKAPAKTASPNEGAGTVVQPPNVDPDQANAGTEAPDTADSDRGLETKPEPEVKGLGIAAGARRPGAKKKAPAAKPEPEPVAEPQPEAQAQPEPEAEPEVTAPSSNGSSDSDARVVGDEPPVKGLGIAKGARRPGKR
- a CDS encoding pyridoxal phosphate-dependent aminotransferase, which produces MAPRGRIVVVSTHQAPWQTGGGQHVRQREFTQSSKLQDVLYEIRGPVHEHANRLEAEGHRILKLNIGNPAPFGFEAPDVIMRDIIAALPHAQGYSDSKGIVSARRAVFTRYELVDGFPRFDIDDVYLGNGVSELIQMTLQALLDNGDQVLIPAPDYPLWTACTSLAGGTPVHYLCDETQGWNPDVADIESKITDRTKAIVVINPNNPTGAVYSREVLTQIADLARKHQLLLLADEIYDKILYDDAEHVSLASVAPDLLTLTFNGLSKAYRVAGYRSGWLVITGPKEHASSFIEGISLLANMRLCPNVPAQHAIQVALGGHQSIDDLVLPGGRLLEQRDVAWEKLNEIPGVSCVKPRGALYAFPRLDPEVYDIADDEQLVLDLLLQEKILVVQGTGFNWPTPDHLRIVTLPWARDLTAAIERLGNFLVSYRQ
- a CDS encoding DUF4304 domain-containing protein → MSKREVDRARLRRSFEAMLSGAVDEFLSERGFERSGHDFERHRGPLRDRINFQNNWHNGVTRWHGFFVNVGVGSVEVDAACPGHEPPLHPRASLLLDRRWEGLAPGAPYELRFDGGTDMAAFADGVCADLGRTLSAIESIETTRHLVEYAVENNLLIAYETTCCYLAAAGDMDTLTRYVGLLHRVFGDQERWAIFSSRIGDAVGPRASALSARGLLTAGS